tttttttagaaataactattattttaaaatattttatataaaactgtTACggtttctcttttttccttttttattatatttatagtttgtTTCTAATagtaacatttaattattttttattattttcattatttttatcttatatattaacttaattaatttataaatatttaaaaaatacaaatatacataACGAAAAcgattttgtttatattattaataatactaattttattatcataaaaaaatatacacatacttataatataatatataagttaaaagtttaattttaaattttaatcggATTTAAGTACACTACAAACATTTTGATATTTACctgttattttttaatcttaatattaattatatccACGTAAAAAtagaatgtttaaaataatgGTTTGAATAATTTTGAAGTTGGCCTGGGCGGGAGAAGAGTGTGGTGAGTGTTTTGTTTGTGCAGATTCACTCAATCACTTAGCCACTTTGAAATGGAGGAAGAAGCTTCGATTCTGCGACTGGAAATTCTGCAAGGCCCTCGCCAAGGCGAAACCCTAGACTTCAAACCCGGATCCGCTGTCCGAATTGGGCGGGTCGTGAAGGGCAACACCCTCCCTATTAAGGACCCTGGTATCTCCTCCAAACACCTCTCCATTCTCAACGAATCTGGCAAATGGATCCTCCGCGACCTAGACTCCTCAAACGGCACCGTTTTGGACACTTCACATATTCCCCCGAACACTCCCATCGCTCTCCACCACGACTCCACCATCAAGATCGGAGAATTCACCTCCATCCACGTCATCTTTCTCCCttcccaacaacaacaacacgcTCTACCCCCCAGACGGAACCCCACGCGCCGCGGTCGAGCCAATCCGGCTCCAGCTCCGGTTCCGGCTCCTTCTCAGCCGGTTAAGCGACGCGGCCGAGAAAATGGTAGGGGAGTGAAGGATGGGGATAAGAGTCAGGTTCAGAGCGTTGATGAAAACGAGGCGAGTGTAGTGGACGTGGAATCTGAATGGGTGGATCCTCCAGCGAGGGTTACGCGGAAGTCGCACAGAGGACGGAGTGTGGTTAAAGAATCGAGTATTGATAATTTGATTCTTGCGGAGAAGGTGGAGGAACATAAGGATACGCGGAATCCGAGTTTGGTTGTGGTTTCTGTTTCCAGTGATGATGGTTTGGATAATCCAGTGGTGGAGGAACCGAAGAAAGGGCGTCGAACACGGAATTCGAAGAACACGCGTGGAGTGGCTGCCAAAATTGAGAATGTTGAGAAGAAGACGAAGATGGGTGTTGCTGAAAAGAGGGAATTGGATAAGGAATCGAGTGTTGATATTTTGATTCTTGCGGAGAAGGTGGAGGAGCAGAAGAGTGCGCGGAATCCGAGTCTGGCTGTGGTTT
This genomic stretch from Vigna radiata var. radiata cultivar VC1973A chromosome 7, Vradiata_ver6, whole genome shotgun sequence harbors:
- the LOC106766999 gene encoding FHA domain-containing protein At4g14490, with the protein product MEEEASILRLEILQGPRQGETLDFKPGSAVRIGRVVKGNTLPIKDPGISSKHLSILNESGKWILRDLDSSNGTVLDTSHIPPNTPIALHHDSTIKIGEFTSIHVIFLPSQQQQHALPPRRNPTRRGRANPAPAPVPAPSQPVKRRGRENGRGVKDGDKSQVQSVDENEASVVDVESEWVDPPARVTRKSHRGRSVVKESSIDNLILAEKVEEHKDTRNPSLVVVSVSSDDGLDNPVVEEPKKGRRTRNSKNTRGVAAKIENVEKKTKMGVAEKRELDKESSVDILILAEKVEEQKSARNPSLAVVSVSGDDNLDNPVVEEPKKARGTRNSKNTRGVTAKTGNVEKKTKMVVAGERELDEDGEDGNGGKEACDWKEKGNSNEDDRNWPDLNKMTLGEWLDFLEVHFPKQIIDETEKMFDSMTQTAERLLEYIAERQG